A DNA window from Polyodon spathula isolate WHYD16114869_AA chromosome 36, ASM1765450v1, whole genome shotgun sequence contains the following coding sequences:
- the LOC121303946 gene encoding serine/threonine-protein kinase Chk1-like codes for MVLRPLKYQQGKRAPPPRFTPLPFHSSLSLQSPWQRLVRRMTRFFTKLDADRSYASLKEVCEKMGYTWKKSCTNQVTVSTTDRRNNKLIFKVHLLEMEERILVDFRLSKGDGLEFKRHFLRIKRQLNDIISNHKVLLPVT; via the exons ATGGTGCTTCG CCCATTAAAATACCAGCAGGGGAAGCGA GCTCCGCCTCCTCGTTTCACCCCCTTGCCCTTTCACTCCTCCCTGTCTCTGCAGAGCCCCTGGCAGCGACTGGTCCGGAGGATGACCCGCTTCTTCACCAAGCTGGACGCCGACCGCTCCTACGCCAGCCTCAAGGAGGTGTGCGAGAAGATGGGGTACACCTGGAAGAAGAGCTGCACCAATCAG GTGACGGTCTCCACCACTGACCGGCGCAACAACAAGCTGATCTTCAAGGTGCACCTTCTGGAGATGGAGGAGCGGATCCTGGTGGATTTCAGGCTGTCCAAG gGTGACGGGCTGGAGTTCAAGCGTCATTTCCTGAGGATCAAGCGCCAGCTGAACGACATCATCAGCAATCACAAAGTATTGCTTCCTGTGACATGA
- the LOC121303947 gene encoding cell adhesion molecule-related/down-regulated by oncogenes-like — MQNLYRLGVCVPFESSTVGVAGDAPPPGGGADLVQSDEGEGGYRQEAGLGEDKATPTERTSADPPPEAPIILSAPQTHKPDMYDLVWRPGRDWGTPINAYFVKYRKLDDVGNMVGGWYTVRVPGSESELRLTELEPSSLYEVLMVARSQAGEGQPAMLTFRTSKERASTSKKTPPVTKVPPVKRLGVVIPGRHSGVVPEAPDRPTVSMATETSVYVTWIPRANGGSPITAFRVEYRRLGRSTEWGVAADNISPSKLSVEVRSLEPGTTYKFRVVAVNTYGESPHSASSRPYSVAGFSGRFSKPPITGPHIVYTEAVSDTQIMLKWTYTSSSNNNTPIQGFYIYYRPTDSDNDSDYKRDLVEGMKQWHLISHLQPETSYDIKMQCFNEGGESEYSNVMMCETRVKRAPGASDFPPVLPKDLVTPPSPSERGVGGGVLGSSPRSSDMLYLIVGSVLGVMVLILLVFIAMCLWKNRQQNIMHKYDPPRYLYQGSEMSAHMLEYTTLPGTGRINGSLHTLSNGCPHLHLKVSNGGALNGGNGLYPGLDEHPPPHLPNGGGMYSALPQTDPSECLSCRNCHNNNSRCFTKTNGTLPIMHHVGPCRQDSLEMVPLSHVSTPPHCDISAPEYPECHGETGEEGQEPGGNMTPPLSQYPCCQLGELHQECQEEEQGEDEPCMKIESSVFCWEPLSLPALDCNEKTAWISAGTAKDSLGGFIQAQLQET; from the exons ATGCAAAACCTGTATAGGCTAGGAGTGTGTG TTCCGTTCGAGAGCAGCACAGTGGGCGTTGCTGGGGATGCCCCTCCCCCTGGGGGCGGCGCCGACCTGGTTCAGAGTGACGAAGGGGAGGGGGGTTACAGACAGGAGGCGGGGCTTGGAGAGGACAAGGCCACCCCCACAGAGAGGACCAGCGCGGACCCTCCTCCTGAAGCCCCCATCATTCTCAGCGCCCCTCAGACCCACAAACCTGACATGTACGACCTGGTGTGGAGGCCCGGGAGGGACTGGGGGACCCCCATCAATGCATACTTCGTAAAGTACCGCAAG CTGGATGATGTCGGGAACATGGTGGGAGGCTGGTACACGGTGCGTGTCCCTGGCAGTGAGAGCGAGCTGCGGCTGACGGAGCTGGAACCCTCCAGTCTGTACGAGGTGCTGATGGTGGCGCGCAGCCAGGCGGGAGAGGGGCAGCCGGCCATGCTCACCTTCCGCACCAGCAAGG AGCGGGCATCGACCTCCAAGAAGACCCCCCCAGTCACGAAGGTCCCCCCTGTGAAGCGACTGGGAGTGGTGATCCCGGGGCGACACAGTGGGG TGGTACCCGAGGCCCCGGACCGACCcactgtctccatggcaacagagACCTCCGTGTACGTGACCTGGATCCCCCGGGCGAACGGGGGCTCCCCCATCACAGCCTTCCGGGTGGAATACCGACGACTGGGGCGCAGCACGGAGTGGGGTGTCGCGGCCGACAACATCTCCCCCTCTAAGCTGTCTGTGGAGGTCCGCAGCCTGGAGCcag gtACCACCTATAAGTTCCGCGTGGTAGCAGTGAACACGTACGGAGAGAGCCCGCACAGCGCCTCCTCGCGGCCCTATTCGGTGGCGGGGTTCAGCGGGCGCTTCTCCAAGCCCCCAATCACGGGACCCCACATCGTGTACACGGAGGCCGTCAGCGACACTCAGATCATGCTCAAGTGGACA tACACCTCCTCAAGCAACAACAACACCCCCATCCAGGGCTTCTACATCTACTACAGACCCACCGACAGCGACAACGACAGCGACTACAAGAGGGACCTCGTGGAAG GTATGAAGCAGTGGCACCTCATCAGCCACCTACAGCCCGAGACCTCCTATGACATCAAGATGCAATGCTTCAACGAGGGAGGGGAGAGCGAGTACAGCAACGTCATGATGTGTGAGACCAGAG TGAAGCGTGCTCCCGGAGCCTCAGATTTCCCGCCTGTCCTTCCGAAGGACCTGGTGACCCCCCCGAGCCCGTCGGAGCGGGGGGTGGGCGGGGGGGTCCTGGGCTCCAGCCCCCGCAGCTCTGACATGCTGTACCTGATCGTGGGCAGCGTGCTGGGGGTCATGGTGCTCATCCTGCTGGTCTTCATCGCCATGTGTCTGTGGAAGAACCGGCAGCAGAACATCATGCACA AGTACGACCCCCCCAGGTACCTGTACCAGGGCTCGGAGATGAGCGCTCACATGCTGGAGTACACCACGCTGCCTGGGACCGGGCGCATCAATGGCAGCCTTCACACCCTGAGCAACGGCTGCCCTCACCTGCACCTCAAAGTGAGCAACGGGGGGGCGCTGAACGGGGGCAACGGCCTCTACCCAGGCCTGGACGAGcacccccctccccacctccctaac GGGGGCGGGATGTACAGCGCGTTGCCCCAGACGGATCCCTCGGAGTGTCTGAGCTGTCGAAACTGCCACAACAACAACAG CAGGTGTTTCACCAAAACCAACGGCACTCTTCCCATAATGCACCACGTGGGGCCCTGTCGCCAAGACAGTCTGGAGATGGTGCCCCTGAGCCACGTAAGCACGCCCCCCCACTGCGATATCAGCGCCCCCGAATACCCAGAATGCCACGGGGAGACAGGAGAGGAAGGGCAGGAGCCTGGGGGGAACATGACCCCACCGCTTTCCCAGTATCCCTGCTGCCAGTTAGGGGAGCTGCACCAGGAATGTCAAGAAGAAGAGCAAG GAGAGGACGAGCcctgcatgaaaattgaaagcTCTGTGTTTTGCTGGGAGCCCCTGTCTTTGCCTGCCTTGGACTGTAATGAGAAAACAGCCTGGATTTCAGCAGGCACTGCAAAGGACAGCTTAGGGGGCTTCATACAGGCCCAGCTTCAGGAGACTTGA
- the LOC121303948 gene encoding V-set and immunoglobulin domain-containing protein 10-like 2 produces the protein MGVESAGVRALWLTIFCCLLPSLAQGLMILDPGEVQYRYVQTKGIVGRSVMLECGQTLPNIFIWGFTKPGTESIKAVVYNYGQGPKLQKLASSLGDLSVISDSASLVFDNLKQSAEGLYTCQALHETNTETKLTYFYIDLLVLVPISKPFIQLSESSPVENSPLWMVCVVENGTGPINFVWEWQGRAGGLVRVSESNSSLMNLTGVNRNHTGWYSCLASNEVNQERSDTVWLDIIYGPDEPMINITPYAVTEQGYSAVERDTVSLLCQAPSNPPSHYIWFYNNSQVFSGQQFTISKILRGQTGYYTCLAQNSFLNTRTKTTVTLTVYYLPDERPACTILPADNYTQLSLWCSWLGGCPPASLRWTGPGERDLGAGSFSNLTQTRTGTETPNNSTFTCLPSHPALRSEASCNTTALLPQGAPRCFAVATRNNEYLMLSCGWEGGLPRALLWWSAGDGTVLGSSEEAANILVLKSSGAYSGKEFVCRGKHPLTLQSQQCRFKLEAPVLVTQRSVVSVFEGSDVQLTCILKATYPASEIIWYNNQNQNVWDAPQKYLLQREAAWSNLTVRETDGNRDEGEYWCAATNAVGGAQIPITLNVKKYPSPPNVTISKLLYSRQRTEVELEWMTRGSGDLTGFIVERQVARKSSPSSGTYPVGKQDRAPSWETVAGQINPDVRGHKLSGLDPATLYAFRIMAVNHRTMGYPSEVKTPADPPFNAYPAVIGAAIAGMIVATVGTMLVFQYIIRNRENNPRLHDMFFGMQPAESRENISNPEDEWGAMGSEDGGETTPQNTEGAVATDSADPTPSAEAPPLPPPPGDENEPVNVTITVTATG, from the exons ATGGGGGTTGAATCAGCGGGGGTCCGGGCTCTCTGGTTGACAATCTTCTGCTGTCTCCTGCCCAGCCTTGCTCAGG GTCTTATGATCCTGGACCCAGGGGAGGTTCAGTACAGGTACGTCCAAACCAAGGGCATCGTGGGCCGGTCGGTGATGCTGGAGTGCGGGCAGACGCTGCCCAACATCTTCATCTGGGGGTTCACCAAGCCGGGCACGGAGAGCATCAAGGCGGTGGTCTATAACTACGGGCAGGGCCCCAAGCTGCAGAAGCTGGCCAGCAGCCTGGGAGACCTGAGCGTGATCAGCGACAGCGCCTCTCTGGTCTTCGACAACCTGAAGCAGTCTGCGGAGGGTCTGTACACCTGCCAGGCACTGCACGAGACCAACACAGAAACCAAGCTCACCTACTTCTACATAGACCTGCTCGTGCTGG TGCCCATATCGAAGCCCTTCATCCAGCTGAGTGAGTCGTCGCCGGTGGAGAACTCCCCCTTGTGGATGGTGTGTGTAGTAGAGAACGGGACTGGGCCGATCAACTTCGTCTGGGAGTGGCAGGGCCGGGCCGGGGGGTTGGTCCGGGTCAGCGAGTCCAACAGCAGCCTGATGAACCTCACCGGGGTCAATCGCAACCACACGGGCTGGTACTCCTGCCTGGCCAGCAACGAGGTGAACCAGGAGCGCAGCGACACCGTCTGGCTGGACATCATCT ACGGCCCGGACGAGCCAATGATTAACATCACTCCATATGCGGTGACGGAGCAGGGCTACTCGGCAGTGGAGCGCGACACGGTCTCCCTGCTCTGCCAGGCACCCTCCAACCCTCCCAGCCACTACATCTGGTTCTACAACAACTCCCAGGTGTTCTCCGGGCAGCAGTTCACCATCAGCAAGATCCTGCGCGGACAAACGGGGTACTACACCTGCCTGGCCCAGAACTCCTTCCTCAACACGCGCACCAAGACCACCGTCACTCTCACCGTCTACT ATCTGCCAGACGAGAGGCCGGCGTGCACGATCCTCCCCGCTGACAATTACACTCAGCTCTCTCTGTGGTGCTCCTGGCTGGGGGGGTGCCCTCCAGCCTCCCTGCGCTGGACCGGGCCCGGGGAGAGGGATCTGGGCGCCGGCTCCTTCTCCAACCTGACCCAAACCAGGACCGGAACAGAGACCCCCAACAACAGCACCTTCACTTGCCTGCCGTCCCACCCTGCGCTGAGGAGCGAGGCCAGCTGCAACACCACAGCGT TGCTCCCCCAGGGTGCGCCTCGCTGCTTCGCCGTGGCGACGCGAAACAACGAGTACCTGATGCTGTCGTGCGGCTGGGAGGGGGGTCTGCCTCGCGCCCTGCTCTGGTGGTCCGCGGGTGATGGCACTGTCCTGGGGAGCTCAGAGGAAGCCGCCAACATCCTGGTCCTCAAGTCCAGCGGGGCGTACAGCGGGAAGGAGTTTGTGTGCCGCGGAAAACACCCGCTCACCCTGCAAAGCCAGCAGTGCCGCTTCAAACTGG AGGCGCCGGTACTGGTGACTCAGCGCAGCGTGGTCTCGGTGTTCGAGGGCAGCGATGTCCAGCTCACCTGCATCCTCAAGGCCACCTACCCGGCCTCCGAGATCATCTGGTACAACAACCAGAACCAGAACGTGTGGGACGCCCCGCAGAAATATTTGCTGCAGCGCGAGGCAGCCTGGTCCAACCTGACCGTGCGCGAGACTGACGGCAACCGCGACGAAGGGGAATACTGGTGCGCTGCAACTAACGCGGTGGGCGGAGCGCAGATCCCCATCACACTCAACGTGAAGA AGTACCCCAGCCCTCCCAACGTGACGATCAGTAAGCTGCTGTACTCCCGCCAGCGCACCGAGGTGGAGCTGGAGTGGATGACCAGGGGCTCCGGGGACCTGACCGGCTTCATCGTGGAGAGGCAGGTGGCCAGGAAATCTTCCCCGTCCTCGGGGACATACCCAGTGGGTAAGCAGGACCGAGCCCCCTCCTGGGAGACGGTGGCTGGACAGATCAATCCCGACGTCAGGGGCCACAAGCTCAGCGGGCTGGACCCCGCCACGCTCTACGCCTTCCGGATCATGGCTGTCAATCACCGAACCATGGGCTACCCCTCCGAGGTCAAGACTCCAG CGGACCCCCCGTTCAATGCGTACCCCGCTGTGATTGGAGCCGCCATCGCGGGCATGATTGTCGCCACGGTGGGCACCATGCTGGTTTTCCAATACATCATACGGAACCGAGAAAATAACCCCC GGTTACATGACATGTTTTTTGGAAT GCAGCCTGCAGAGTCACGTGAGAATATCAGTAACCCCGAAGATGAGTGGGGGGCAATGGGGAGCGAGGACGGAGGGGAGACCACCCCACAGAACACGG AGGGCGCTGTCGCTACAGACTCTGCAGACCCCACTCCTTCCGCCGAAGCCCCTCCCCTGCCCCCGCCCCCAGGAGATGAGAACGAACCCGTGAACGTCACCATCACCGTCACGGCGACCGGGTGA